A region of Dioscorea cayenensis subsp. rotundata cultivar TDr96_F1 chromosome 5, TDr96_F1_v2_PseudoChromosome.rev07_lg8_w22 25.fasta, whole genome shotgun sequence DNA encodes the following proteins:
- the LOC120261035 gene encoding elongation factor 2-like, giving the protein MVKFTAEELRRIMDLKHNIRNMSVIAHVDHGKSTLTDSLVAAAGIIAQEVAGDVRMTDTRQDEAERGITIKSTGISLYYEMTDDSLKNFKGERMGNEYLINLIDSPGHVDFSSEVTAALRITDGALVVVDCVEGVCVQTETVLRQALGERIRPVLTVNKMDRCFLELQVGGEEAYQTFQRVIENANVIMATYEDPLLGDVQVYPEKGTVAFSAGLHGWAFTLTNFAKMYASKFGVDEHKMMERLWGENYFDPSTKKWTTKSTGCPTCKRGFVQFCYEPIKQIINTCMNDQKDKLWPMLQKLGVTMKSDEKELTGKVLMKRVMQTWLPASTALLEMMIFHLPSPAKAQKYRVENLYEGPLDDIYANAIRNCDPEGPLMLYVSKMIPASDKGRFFAFGRVFSGKVSTGLKVRIMGPNFITGQKKDLYVKSVQRTVIWMGKRQESVEDVPCGNTVALVGLDQFITKNATLTNEKEVEAHPIRAMKFSVSPVVRVAVQCKVASDLPKLVEGLKRLAKSDPMVVCTIEESGEHIIAGAGELHLEICLKDLQEDFMGGAEIAVSDPVVSFRETVLEKSCRTVMSKSPNKHNRLYMEARPMEDGLAEAIDDGRIGPRDDPKVRSKILAEEFGWDKDLAKKIWCFGPETTGPNLVVDMCKGVQYLSEIKDSVVAGFQWASKEGALAEENMRAICFEICDVVLHADAIHRGGGQVIPTARRAIYASQLTAKPRLLEPVYLVEIQAPEQALGGIYGVLNQKRGHVFEEMQRPGTPLYNIKAYLPVIESFGFSGTLRAATSGQAFPQCVFDHWDMMSSDPLEPGSQAANLVSVIRKRKALKEQMTPLSEYEDKL; this is encoded by the exons ATGGTGAAGTTTACGGCTGAAGAGCTACGCAGGATTATGGACCTGAAGCACAACATTCGTAATATGTCTGTCATTGCTCATGTTGATCATG GGAAATCCACTCTCACAGACTCTCTGGTGGCAGCTGCTGGAATCATTGCCCAAGAAGTTGCTGGAGATGTTAGAATGACAGACACCCGGCAGGACGAAGCAGAGCGTGGCATTActatcaaatccacaggaatTTCCTTGTATTATGAGATGACTGATGATTCATTAAAGAACTTTAAGGGTGAGAGAATGGGAAATGAGTATCTGATCAACCTCATTGATTCTCCTGGACATGTTGACTTCTCTTCTGAGGTCACAGCTGCTCTACGCATTACTGATGGTGCACTGGTGGTTGTTGATTGTGTGGAGGGTGTCTGTGTCCAGACTGAAACAGTTCTCCGCCAGGCTTTGGGAGAGAGGATCAGGCCTGTATTGACTGTGAACAAGATGGACCGTTGTTTCCTTGAGCTTCAGGTTGGTGGTGAAGAAGCGTATCAGACATTTCAGCGTGTCATTGAAAATGCAAATGTTATCATGGCAACATATGAGGATCCACTTCTTGGTGATGTCCAGGTTTATCCAGAGAAAGGTACGGTTGCTTTCTCAGCAGGACTGCATGGCTGGGCCTTTACATTGACCAATTTTGCCAAGATGTATGCTTCTAAATTCGGTGTGGATGAGCATAAGATGATGGAGAGGTTATGGGGTGAAAATTACTTTGACCCATCTACCAAGAAATGGACTACCAAAAGCACAGGTTGTCCTACTTGCAAACGTGGCTTTGTGCAATTCTGTTATGAACCTATCAAACAGATAATAAATACTTGCATGAATGATCAAAAGGATAAGTTGTGGCCGATGCTGCAAAAACTTGGTGTCACAATGAAATCTGATGAGAAAGAACTGACAGGGAAGGTTCTGATGAAAAGAGTGATGCAAACTTGGTTGCCTGCCAGCACTGCTCTTCTTGAAATGATGATATTCCATCTCCCATCTCCTGCCAAAGCTCAGAAATATCGTGTGGAGAATTTATATGAGGGACCTCTTGATGACATATACGCTAATGCTATCCGAAACTGTGATCCTGAAGGTCCTCTCATGCTGTATGTCTCTAAGATGATTCCGGCATCCGATAAAGGAAGGTTCTTCGCATTTGGCCGTGTTTTCTCAGGTAAGGTATCTACTGGTTTGAAGGTCAGGATTATGGGGCCCAACTTCATTACCGGTCAAAAGAAGGATTTGTACGTGAAGAGTGTCCAGCGTACTGTTATCTGGATGGGTAAGAGacaagaatcagttgaagatgtTCCTTGTGGGAATACAGTCGCCTTGGTTGGTCTAGATCAGTTTATCACCAAGAATGCCACTCTCACTAATGAGAAGGAAGTTGAAGCCCATCCAATCAGAGCAATGAAGTTTTCAGTCTCCCCTGTTGTCCGAGTTGCGGTTCAATGCAAAGTTGCTtctgatcttcccaagcttgtTGAAGGCTTGAAGCGTTTAGCCAAATCAGATCCCATGGTTGTGTGTACAATCGAAGAGTCCGGTGAACACATAATTGCTGGAGCAGGTGAGCTTCACCTTGAAATTTGCTTGAAAGATTTGCAGGAAGATTTCATGGGAGGGGCAGAGATTGCAGTCTCAGATCCAGTTGTCTCTTTCCGTGAAACTGTGCTTGAGAAATCTTGCCGCACTGTGATGAGCAAGTCACCTAACAAACACAATCGACTCTACATGGAAGCAAGGCCCATGGAGGATGGCCTAGCCGAGGCCATCGATGATGGCCGTATCGGCCCAAGGGATGATCCAAAAGTTCGTTCTAAGATTTTAGCTGAAGAATTTGGATGGGACAAGGATCTGGCCAAGAAAATTTGGTGTTTTGGTCCTGAGACTACTGGTCCTAACTTGGTTGTTGATATGTGCAAGGGAGTTCAGTACCTCAGTGAAATTAAGGATTCAGTTGTGGCCGGTTTCCAGTGGGCATCAAAGGAAGGTGCATTGGCAGAAGAAAACATGAGAGCAATATGCTTTGAAATATGTGACGTGGTGCTGCATGCTGATGCTATTCACAGGGGAGGTGGCCAGGTGATTCCAACTGCAAGGCGTGCTATATATGCATCTCAATTGACAGCCAAACCTAGACTTCTTGAACCGGTTTATCTTGTAGAGATCCAAGCCCCGGAACAGGCACTTGGAGGCATCTATGGTGTTCTTAACCAGAAGAGAGGTCATGTCTTTGAGGAGATGCAGAGGCCGGGCACTCCTCTTTACAACATTAAGGCTTACCTACCAGTCATTGAGTCATTTGGTTTTTCAGGTACTCTCAGGGCTGCAACCTCTGGCCAGGCATTTCCCCAGTGTGTGTTTGATCACTGGGACATGATGTCTTCTGATCCACTGGAACCGGGCTCACAAGCAGCCAATTTGGTGAGTGTGATTCGCAAGAGGAAGGCCCTTAAGGAGCAGATGACTCCACTTTCTGAGTACGAAGACAAGCTTTAA
- the LOC120261042 gene encoding LOW QUALITY PROTEIN: 40S ribosomal protein S24-1-like (The sequence of the model RefSeq protein was modified relative to this genomic sequence to represent the inferred CDS: deleted 1 base in 1 codon): MAETKAFTIRTRKFMTNRLLSRKQFVIDVLHPGRANVSKAELKDKLAKMYEVKDENSIFVFKFRTHFGGGKSTGYGLIYDSVENAKKYEPKYRLIRNGLATKVEKSRKQMKERKNRAKKIRGVKKTKAGDAAKAGKKK; encoded by the exons ATGGCGGAGACCAAAGCCTTCACCATTCGCACCCGCAAGTTCATGACCAATCGCCTCCTCTCACGAAAGCAATTC GTCATCGATGTCTTGCATCCTGGCAGAGCCAACGTTTCCAAG GCGGAGTTGAAGGATAAATTGGCGAAGATGTACGAAGTGAAGGATGAGAACTCGATCTTTGTGTTCAAGTTCAGAACGCACTTTGGTGGTGGGAAGTCAACGGGTTATGGGTTGATCTACGACAGTGTTGAA AACGCGAAGAAATACGAGCCTAAGTATCGCCTCATCAGG AATGGACTGGCCACTAAGGTTGAGAAGTCAAGGAAGCAAATGAAGGAAAGGAAGAACAGAGCAAAGAAAATCCGAGGTGTGAAGAAG ACAAAGGCTGGAGATGCTGCCAAGGCAGGGAAGAAGAAGTGA